In Epinephelus lanceolatus isolate andai-2023 chromosome 13, ASM4190304v1, whole genome shotgun sequence, the following are encoded in one genomic region:
- the LOC117270888 gene encoding tubulin alpha-1B chain-like — MRECISVHVGQAGVQIGNACWELYCLEHGIQPDGQMPSDKTIGGGDDSFNTFFSETGAGKHVPRAVFVDLEPTVIDEVRTGTYRQLFHPEQLITGKEDAANNYARGHYTIGKEIIDLVLDRIRKLSDQCTGLQGFLVFHSFGGGTGSGFTSLLMERLSVDYGKKSKLEFSIYPAPQVSTAVVEPYNAILTTHTTLEHSDCAFMVDNEAIYDICRRNLDIERPTYTNLNRLMSQIVSSITASLRFDGALNVDLTEFQTNLVPYPRIHFPLATYAPVISAEKAYHEQLTVAEITNACFEPANQMVKCDPRHGKYMACCLLYRGDVVPKDVNAAIATIKTKRTIQFVDWCPTGFKVGINYQPPTVVPGGDLAKVQRAVCMLSNTTAIAEAWARLDHKFDLMYAKRAFVHWYVGEGMEEGEFSEAREDMAALEKDYEEVGVDSVEGEGEDEGEY; from the exons ATG CGTGAGTGTATCTCAGTGCACGTGGGTCAGGCTGGTGTCCAGATTGGTAATGCCTGCTGGGAGCTTTACTGCCTGGAACATGGGATCCAGCCTGATGGACAGATGCCCAGTGACAAGACCATTGGAGGGGGAGATGATTCCTTCAACACGTTCTTCAGTGAGACTGGAGCTGGAAAGCACGTCCCCAGGGCTGTTTTTGTGGACCTGGAGCCCACAGTCATCG ATGAGGTGCGAACTGGGACCTACCGGCAGCTGTTCCATCCTGAGCAGCTGATCACTGGCAAGGAGGATGCTGCCAATAACTATGCCCGTGGACACTACACCATCGGCAAAGAGATCATTGACCTGGTGCTGGACAGGATCCGCAAACTG TCTGACCAGTGCACTGGTCTTCAGGGATTCCTGGTTTTCCACAGCTTCGGCGGTGGTACGGGCTCTGGTTTTACATCCCTGCTGATGGAGCGTCTCTCTGTTGATTACGGCAAGAAGTCCAAGCTGGAGTTCTCCATCTACCCAGCTCCACAGGTGTCCACTGCTGTGGTAGAGCCGTACAACGCCATCCTGACCACCCACACCACTCTAGAGCACTCTGACTGTGCCTTCATGGTGGATAACGAGGCTATCTACGATATCTGTCGCAGGAACCTGGACATTGAGCGTCCAACCTACACCAACCTCAACAGGCTGATGAGTCAGATTGTGTCCTCCATCACTGCTTCCCTGCGTTTTGATGGTGCTCTTAATGTTGATCTTACAGAGTTTCAGACCAACTTGGTGCCATATCCTCGTATCCACTTCCCTCTGGCCACCTATGCCCCTGTCATCTCTGCTGAGAAGGCCTACCATGAGCAGTTAACAGTGGCAGAAATTACCAACGCCTGCTTTGAACCAGCCAATCAGATGGTAAAATGTGACCCTCGCCACGGCAAATACATGGCCTGCTGCCTTTTGTACCGTGGTGATGTGGTGCCCAAAGATGTCAATGCCGCCATCGCCACCATTAAGACCAAGCGCACCATCCagtttgtggactggtgccCCACTGGTTTCAAGGTTGGCATCAACTACCAGCCGCCCACTGTAGTTCCTGgtggagacctggccaaggtcCAGAGGGCTGTGTGCATGCTGAGCAACACCACTGCTATCGCAGAGGCCTGGGCTCGACTTGACCACAAGTTTGATCTGATGTACGCTAAGCGTGCTTTTGTTCACTGGTATGTAGGTGAGGGTATGGAGGAGGGAGAGTTCTCTGAGGCCAGGGAGGACATGGCAGCTTTGGAGAAGGATTATGAGGAGGTTGGGGTTGATTCTGTTGAGGGTGAAGGTGAAGACGAGGGGGAGTATTAA
- the LOC117271084 gene encoding tubulin alpha-1B chain-like, with translation MPNDKTIGGGDDSFNTFFSETGAGKHVPRAVFVDLEPTVIDEVRTGTYRQLFHPEQLITGKEDAANNYARGHYTIGKEIIDLVLDRIRKLSDQCTGLQGFLVFHSFGGGTGSGFTSLLLERLSVDYGKKSKLEFSIYPAPQVSTAVVEPYNAILTTHTTLEHSDCAFMVDNEAIYDICRRNLDIERPTYTNLNRLMSQIVSSITASLRFDGALHVDLTEFQTNLVPYPRIHFPLATYAPVISAEKAYHEQLTVAEITNACFEPANQMVKCDPRHGKYMACCLLYRGDVVPKDVNAAIATIKTKRTIQFVDWCPTGFKVGINYQPPTVVPGGDLAKAQRAVCMLSNTTAIAEAWARLDHKFDLMYAKRAFVHWYVGEGMEEGEFSEAREDMAALEKDYEEVGLESVEGEGEDEGEY, from the exons ATGCCCAATGACAAGACCATTGGAGGAGGAGATGATTCCTTCAACACATTCTTCAGTGAGACTGGAGCTGGAAAGCACGTCCCCAGAGCTGTTTTTGTGGACCTGGAACCCACTGTCATCG ATGAGGTGCGAACAGGCACCTACCGGCAGCTGTTCCATCCTGAGCAGCTGATCACTGGCAAGGAGGATGCTGCCAATAACTATGCCCGTGGACACTACACCATCGGCAAAGAGATCATTGACTTGGTGCTGGACAGGATCCGCAAACTG TCTGACCAGTGCACTGGTCTTCAGGGATTCCTGGTTTTCCACAGCTTCGGCGGTGGTACGGGCTCTGGTTTTACATCCCTGCTGTTGGAGCGTCTCTCTGTTGATTATGGCAAGAAGTCCAAGCTGGAGTTCTCCATCTACCCAGCTCCGCAGGTGTCCACTGCTGTGGTAGAGCCATACAACGCCATCCTGACCACCCACACCACTCTAGAGCACTCTGACTGTGCCTTCATGGTGGATAACGAGGCCATCTATGATATCTGTCGCAGGAACCTGGACATTGAGCGTCCAACCTACACCAACCTCAACAGGCTGATGAGTCAGATTGTGTCCTCCATCACTGCTTCCCTGCGTTTTGATGGTGCACTTCACGTTGATCTTACAGAGTTTCAGACCAACTTGGTGCCATATCCTCGTATCCACTTCCCTCTGGCCACCTATGCCCCTGTCATCTCTGCTGAGAAGGCCTACCATGAGCAGTTAACAGTGGCAGAAATTACCAACGCCTGCTTTGAACCAGCCAATCAGATGGTAAAATGTGACCCTCGCCACGGCAAATACATGGCCTGCTGCCTTTTGTACCGTGGTGATGTGGTGCCCAAAGACGTCAATGCCGCCATCGCCACCATTAAGACCAAGCGCACCATCCagtttgtggactggtgccCCACTGGTTTCAAGGTTGGCATCAACTACCAGCCGCCCACTGTAGTTCCTGgtggagacctggccaaggccCAGAGGGCTGTGTGCATGCTGAGCAACACCACTGCTATCGCAGAGGCCTGGGCTCGACTTGACCACAAGTTTGATCTGATGTACGCTAAGCGTGCTTTTGTTCACTGGTATGTAGGTGAGGGTATGGAGGAGGGAGAGTTCTCTGAGGCCAGGGAGGACATGGCAGCTTTGGAGAAGGATTATGAGGAGGTTGGGCTTGAATCTGTTGAGGGTGAAGGTGAAGACGAGGGGGAGTATTAA